CGGTGTCCTCCGAGATGGAGCCGAAGTACTCCCAGCGGAGGCCGAGGGTCAGCGTCAGGTTGTCACGGACCTTCCAGTCGTCCTGGACGAACAGGGCATAGAGCGTCTGCTGCGTGTCCTTCCGGAAGTCGGTCGGCACGCCGGTGAGCGGATCGAAGGTGGCGTTCTCCTCCGACGGCGCGTCGTTCAGGAAGTCCCACATGTTGTTGAAGTAGTACGACGGCCTGGCCGACCACGGCGCGGTGTCGACAAACGTCATGTAGGTCACTTCGCCGCCCATCTTCAGCAGATGGCTCTTGTGGACCTTGGTTAGCACGTTCTTGAAGCCGTAGGTGTCCTGGTTGAACAGGCCGGGTGCGCCGATCCCGAAGTCCAGGTGGTTGTCCTCGATGGTCCCGAGCGTGGCGCTCCCGTCGACGTTCTGGATGAACGTGGACGGCAGGCCCCACGGGCCGTCCGGATTGTTCCCCAGATCGTCCCAGCTCCAGCCCGCGTGGTTGACCCGGACCTCGTTCAGCAGCGTCGAGGAGAAGGTGCGGTTCCAGAGCACGGTCTCCGCGCCGTTGTTCTGCGTGTGGTGGAACTGGTTCATCTCGCGGAGCGAGCCGTTGATGGAGTCGTTGCTGACAGGCACCTGGTACATGCTGAACGCGATGAGGTCTCTGGCGGTCGCGTTGAAGTCCACGCGCATGTTGTACTGCGAGTTCGTGCTCTCGTTGGGGTTGGCGTTCGCCACGAACACCATGTCGGGCACGCCGTCCAGGTTCGACGGGCGGCCGGTCCCATCGCCGCCCAGGCCGGGGCTGAAGGGGTCGATGAACGACGGATCCCGCGTCCCCACAGGGAACCGATCCCGGGACAGCGGACGGCCGAGGTCGAGGCCCTGCCCCTGGATGAACCGGCAGTTGACGCCCTCGCCGAGCCCGATGTCGCTGCAGGAGTGGCCGTCGTTGGCGCCCATGAGGACGGTGCCGGCGAGCGGCGAGGATCCCGGGAACGACAGGAAGCGCTCGGCGGCGCTGGCGGACGGGGCGGCGGTCCCCATGTACTGCGGCGTCATGTACCACCCCTGGGTGATGTTGGAAGCCGAGTCGCGGATCGTCTCGTAGGAGAAGAACCCGAACAGCCGGTTGCGGAGGATCGGGCCGCCGAGCGTGGCGCCGATGTCGTTCAGCAACGCCTGGTTGCGTTCCACGGCCTTGCCGGACCCGTTGTACTCCTGGAAGGCGCTCATTCCCGGGGTGATCCGTCGCAAGAAGGCGCTGCCGTGGAAATCGTTGGTGCCGTTCTGCGAGATGATCTGCACCTGCGCGCCGCGGTACCGGCCGAACTCGGCATCGTAGTTGTTCGTGACGATCTTGATCTCCTTGATCGAGTCCTCGTTCGGGGTGATGACCGACGTCCCGCCCCACGACACGCTCGTCAGGCCGACGCCGTCGATTTGGTAGTTGTTCTCGCCCGTGCGCGCGCCGTTCGCCACGATCTGGCCGCCGTTCTCGGTGGCGAAGACGCCCGACGCGTTGCCGGTGCCGCCGATCGTCGTCGCGGGCAGGTTCTGCGTGCCGCCGCCCGCGCTACGCGCCCCGTCGCCGAACGCGCCCGGGGCGAACTGGAGGAGCTGGAACGGATCGCGCCCGTAGGAGGGGAGCGACTGAATCTGCTCGGCGGTCACGGTGCCGCTGATGTTGCCCGTGGCGGTGTCGAGCAGCGGCGCGGCATCGCTGACCGTGACCGTTTCGGCGGTCCCGCCAAGCTCCAACGCGACGTCGAGCGCGTTCGACTGCTCAGCGATGATCCGGACATCGTCCAGGACCTTCCGCTTGAAGCCTTGCAGCTCCACAGCCAGCGAATAGGTCCGGGCTGCGAGCGCGGTGAAGACGTAGACGCCCTGCTCGTTGCTCGTGGTGGTAAGAGTCCGGTTCGTCTCCTTGTCGCGGAGCGTGACCGTAGCGCCTGGAACGACAGCGCCCTGGGGATCCTTGACGGTGCCCGAAAGGCTGGCTCGATATTGC
The genomic region above belongs to Luteitalea sp. and contains:
- a CDS encoding carboxypeptidase regulatory-like domain-containing protein — protein: MGIMRLRSRMQRLSASLVCVAVSLAGTAVYAQYRASLSGTVKDPQGAVVPGATVTLRDKETNRTLTTTSNEQGVYVFTALAARTYSLAVELQGFKRKVLDDVRIIAEQSNALDVALELGGTAETVTVSDAAPLLDTATGNISGTVTAEQIQSLPSYGRDPFQLLQFAPGAFGDGARSAGGGTQNLPATTIGGTGNASGVFATENGGQIVANGARTGENNYQIDGVGLTSVSWGGTSVITPNEDSIKEIKIVTNNYDAEFGRYRGAQVQIISQNGTNDFHGSAFLRRITPGMSAFQEYNGSGKAVERNQALLNDIGATLGGPILRNRLFGFFSYETIRDSASNITQGWYMTPQYMGTAAPSASAAERFLSFPGSSPLAGTVLMGANDGHSCSDIGLGEGVNCRFIQGQGLDLGRPLSRDRFPVGTRDPSFIDPFSPGLGGDGTGRPSNLDGVPDMVFVANANPNESTNSQYNMRVDFNATARDLIAFSMYQVPVSNDSINGSLREMNQFHHTQNNGAETVLWNRTFSSTLLNEVRVNHAGWSWDDLGNNPDGPWGLPSTFIQNVDGSATLGTIEDNHLDFGIGAPGLFNQDTYGFKNVLTKVHKSHLLKMGGEVTYMTFVDTAPWSARPSYYFNNMWDFLNDAPSEENATFDPLTGVPTDFRKDTQQTLYALFVQDDWKVRDNLTLTLGLRWEYFGSISEDTDDLSAVVLGSGDAALTDLRLRLGGTLYESNKTDFGPQAGFAWTPTRFNGKMVVRGGVGLAYNGLDQAISLNGRNNAPFLSAAGNLTGGQIVYGVDSFPAEVNSFSGYASNPATIASFDPETNLPVPGPNFARIGLTGFPAEWPTTRMLRYSVDAEYDLGSSWVASLGYQGSTTDHLTRLYNLNLVSAVQGIPFNPVVNQLTWYANDGEASFNALLAGIRHRFSNSFQLDAQYRLSRSYDHGSNNFAQDHYVYDPEAAWGPSDYDATHTFKFWGVWSPQLSDNPDSLLEKIAGGWTLSGIVNAHSAFPWTPIYAGLGCGVVYAESSGNCDLRPAAYLGGALSDYGDDAFRRPGGNFPDGGPAYFTEPVREQGPSFVSIVEGENPPGPIPERPGVARNSFRGPRYFNVDATISKAFGLPAMPGLGNAARLEIRANIYNVFNAVNLFNLQTNIFDSHFSEAQDALGGRTVEVQARFSF